CCTTTGTGGGCCTTACTCTCTGCCGGGCTGAAAAAAATGAATAGTGTCGCATTGAAGTTGGCCGTAACGCTTGCAGTCATTACATTTCATCTGCTTCTTTATCCCGCATTAGTCTGGTTTTTATCCGAAATATGGTATGATCATACATTTCCTTATCAACAGACGTTCAACTTTGCATTGTCGGCTTATTTTATCAAAACAGTACTTGTGTATGGCTTTTCATTGGTGGCATGGATGCTGTTGAGTAAAAATATAAACCAGCCACAAGCAGATGAAGAAACCTGTCAACAAAACTTTATCCGTTCAATTATCGTTACAGATCATAATCATCAAAAACTGGCCTTGGCTATCAGTGATATTTTGTATTTTTCAGCTAACTCACCCTATATTAACATACATCATCTTTCAAAAAAATATCTGTTGACAAGCACTTTAAGATCGTTAGAAACACAATTGGACCCTACACAGTTTGTCCGAATCCATAAATCAAGTATTATCAATATTCAAAAAGCTGTTTCCTACAAATCCCGGTTAAACGGAGATTACGATGTTACTCTCTCAGATGGTGCGGTTTTACGCATCAGCCGTAATTATGCATCAGATTTTAAAATGAAATTTGGAACGATTCATGGGGAGAATAAAACATTCCCATCAGTTATCAACTGAACAAAAATCAGAAATATAAATACCCCTCAGGTTACGGTAAAATTACCTCATTTCACGATATTCTATTTGTAAGAGAATGAATTACAGGATTTCTTTGCTGAAAATTCTGTACAATGAAAAATCTGATGATCTGCAAAACAATTTTTCTTCTGTTGTTGTTTATTGCCTGCGATGGACAAACCAATAATACTATAAAGAAAAATAATAAAACGGTGGGAGGTAGCTGTGATGGCTGT
This region of Chryseobacterium vaccae genomic DNA includes:
- a CDS encoding LytTR family DNA-binding domain-containing protein, which encodes MSKNIITVPSIHEVLQDNKKRKSIFAGCIAVFMMANVLLDYLYTLFQKSTFYISESFLFSASYWILFFPLWALLSAGLKKMNSVALKLAVTLAVITFHLLLYPALVWFLSEIWYDHTFPYQQTFNFALSAYFIKTVLVYGFSLVAWMLLSKNINQPQADEETCQQNFIRSIIVTDHNHQKLALAISDILYFSANSPYINIHHLSKKYLLTSTLRSLETQLDPTQFVRIHKSSIINIQKAVSYKSRLNGDYDVTLSDGAVLRISRNYASDFKMKFGTIHGENKTFPSVIN